The Saccharomyces mikatae IFO 1815 strain IFO1815 genome assembly, chromosome: 2 sequence aaaagagaatggaCCTTATAGAATCAATCAAGGAAACATCCGAAACGAATTGTCCGCCgttcaaattcttgattAAGTATGTCAAAAATTTAACGTTACGCTTTCTGCCTTGTTGTAAAGTAAGTTTCTTCAAGCCATGAGTAAGATGCTTAATACTTGGATTCTTCGATGCTGAGCCCCAGCTCAAAGTATTAGAGTCTTTTGAATTAATATTCGTTATCGGTTCCGATATTTTTCTGTATGAATTTGAGTTCATCTCATCATAAACCTCACTGTCTAATAGGGTCAGGACAACTAAAAATCTTAATATGGCGGTATGAGAAGATAATTCCGACCCGGTGTAGTTGGAATATAACTCCATAATATTTTCCATATagtttaaagaagaatgtaCATTCTGAGGCTGATAATTATTCAGTCTTGGATGTACATTTGAATTTGCCATGGATGCATTGGATTGTTGGGAATTATCCCAAAGCAACGAGGAGTTGCTGTCATCTAGATTGAGGGATTTCTTACTTGAATTATATGATGAAACGTCATCCAAGGAAAAAATGTGTTGTGgaatattattaaaattaGCGGTAGTATTACTATAATTATTAGTACTGGTATTTGCATTAGTTGGGGTATCTAAATCAATATTACTTGTTGCACTTGTAGTAGACGTAGCAGTATTGGCGTGCATTAGTGTCGACGCTATTGGAGATGATGGATGAGCTGTAGTATTCGAATTTAAAGGTGAACTTGATGATGGCACAGGGGGGGGAGAGGAATTATTCCCCGTAGAAAACTGTGACGGAGAGACATTTCCCGAAACGCTCATACTAGATTGCTTCAAAGACGTTTTTGATACGGAGTTCGGACTGTTAGTGCTAGTCGTCtttgaagaggaagaatgatgaatatggtgatggtgatcATTGTTGACATTAGTTAATAGTGATGATACGTTGAAGGTAGAATaaacttcatcaaataaaagTGAGACTAGTTGAGATATAGACGTCCTATCAGAATTATTCAATCCACCATTatcagatgaagaagacggACTATTATAATCAGACGAAATTAAATTGGTATAGACTTTAACGTATTCTTTTGGCCTTGCCATTATCCAAAATAAGAAAGCTTTAGAAGCATAATATAACAAAAGGGAGTGGAATACAGTTCTTTTCATATAGCTTGATAAATGCTGTAACATATCCAAATATGCTAATAAATTCTTGTCGGTCAAATATGTACAACCGAATAGATCGAGATGGTTTACCACGCCTAATTCGGTTGATGTATGTGATATCAATAAAGGGGCAAAGACCTTTGTCTTGACACACTTCGTGAACTCTGTATGGTTAGAGGCAGATATAAACCTCTGAATATAATCTATTGTTAAGTCTATCTTGTCGGTATATGCTGGATAGttcctcttctttaaaAACTCTTGTGCATCGGGGAAAATacttgattttgaaatagTAGCACTACCAGAAAGATGATGAGACATGTTTTCTAAAACCTTCAAAGTTCTTGTATTGAATTTTAGCTTAGAAATTCTGCATAATAAGGTCGTTGCTAAAGTTGGCTTGATCCTTGTATTCTTTGGTCTAGATGTATGGAAATTTGGCCTGTGACTAGAAAAACCTGGCTTATAATTGTCATTTctaattttcttgaagtcATTATTTTGGTCCCAAAAATACTCAAAAACATCACTTAATAATCTCAAGAGAACCAGTATAGAGTGGGCAATATCATCAGTAATGTTGTCAGAAGTTATATCTTCATCTTGGACAATTAAGTCGATTAAGCTTAATGTGTCTTCAATGATCGGGTTCAAATCCTTTGTGATCGCTATGTTCAAAATGATAGTCCTGCACGAATTGAAAACCGGATCTGCTTCCACATCAGAATACGTCTTTAGATTAGATTCTATGGGAAGAATAAGCAGAAGcctatcaaaaaaaaggtgttTCGTCAAGGAATATTCCATTGGTGAGTTTCTATTTTTCAGCTCAGTTTGACTCATCTAGCGAGTaactttattctttttgtatattaTGCTAAAAATGGGTTTCttatttgaagtttttattCGTTAGGCAAAAGGTACCTACCTGATCCTATAGACTTTCTTTAATTATCTTAATTACGAGTTGATATAATCTGTGCCCAATGCCTATAAAATGATCAAAGTCGTAAACTAATGCTGGTACTGTGTATAAAAAGCAGAAAtgtaaaaacaaaataattaTTCGTCTCAATTGTTATGTAAAACAGCAAAACTTTAATATACCAGTATTTATTTGAGTAGTGGCTTCTGTAGTCTATCTTTTAACAACGTTCATCTCTTACTATGTCTGAATACATATCTTTCTATGTTGTATTGTATCCCTTTATGAAAAACTTCCAAGCGGCGTCGGCCCGCTTAGAGGGTAATACCAAAATTATTCAGCCCAGGGCCGTCGTTAATCTTCATTCTcttggaagaagaacctCTCGGTTGTTGCGAAATCGCTTTTAGCTGATACAAACAGTAGTACAACTTGTTACTTTGATGACTGTTGAGGAGTGTGAGACCAAGGGATGCGAGGAGCTTGTGTAGCAATGTTTTGTTGCAGTATCTTGAGTGCGTCACACAGGCTTGTGGCAGAACAATAAAGACGTAACCTTGTGGCCTGAGAAATTTGATCATGCGATGGCACATCGCACCACGGTCCTTGTGATTTTTGACAAAATTGAGAACTAAAGAGCATGATATTAGGTTaaatttatcattttcattttttggtaGTGGCCTCTCCATGAAATCTTGTTTGATAACGCCCTCGTGCTCCTCTAAATCAATACGAACCACTTCTCGAAAAAGTGCACATCGGGATATGCAGTTTTCAGAGCTTAGAGAGCCAATCTCTAATGCCGTGCCTTGTAGATTGTCGTCCATCAAGGGCCTAATCCACTTTTCGAGTAACTTCGAAGTGTCTCCTCCACGTCCCTTCAATTGCCCATTTTGACTAGCAATTTGATAGGTCTCCAATCCGCCCAGCTTATCAATTTGATTCATTATGTAACCAAGCAATGTATACATCTCAGTGAGATCACAAGCGTCTCTCAACTtgtcttcatttttaattaaTGAATGTAGCTTTAACAGCTGTGATTCCATTGCTTCACTAAAAGATTGTGATTTACCGTCTTCATAATGCTTGCTCAATATTGCATTACTTTTAATACTTGATTTAATGATTGcatcattctttttctcattaGTCTCATCCAAATTTTCCGTGAGACATAAAAAGTGGCATATCGATTCACGTTTATTGATCAAATGGTGAAATCTTCGTATTATCCTTCTTGTCTTCTGCGGTTTGATCACCTTTATTACATTACCGCCTACTTGTTTCCTTTTGCCCGTAATGcttttagattttttagAATGCATTTCACTTTGCTGGTAATGTCACTTAATTGATTTGCCATATGTCATCAAAGTCATAGTAAGCTCATCGCTTctcagttttttttttcatcttacAAATCCCGCCACAAGGTTTGCCCAGTCcgtacttttcttttttctttgaaaaacttttccaGTGATGAGCTTATGGAAATATCTATTAAAAGATCCTGCTTATTTCCATTACAAACTTTACCTAAAACTTCTTGGATAGATCAACCACATATTCAAGTTTTCACCATGAGTAAAAAGACGTcttctcaaaaaaagaaaacagttACAAATTCACAGGAAGTAATTGTAGATGAATCCAAACTGAATTGGAAACCTGTGGATATCCCGGACACTTTGGGTGACTTTGGTGGGTTTTATGGGttagaagaaattgaaggaGTAGATGTTAAAATTGTAAACGGTAAGGTAAACTTTGTCGCTAAGAGTGATGCGAAAGCGGTGAAAGACATCACAAAgaaagatgatgaggataAACAGGGACCCGCGGAAAATGAATCTGATTCGAGTTCGGCATCCGAACTTCTTGAATTTAAGAACTTGGAcgatattgaagaaggaGAGTTAAGTGCAGCTTCCTATTCATCATCGAGTGAAGATGAACAAGTGGAAATTGAGAATTCAGAATTAACTGACGCAAACGAGGATgtagatgaagatgttttaaaagaaaatgttttcAATCAAGACGTAAATATCGATGATATTTCTCCGGTAAATTTACCTGAATGGACGAATCTTGCACCTCTCTCAATGACTATCTTACAAAGCTTACAaagtttgaattttctcAGACCTAcagaaattcaaagaaaatccatTCCCGTTATCCTGCAAGGAAAGGATGTCATGGGCAAAGCCTCTACAGGTTCAGGTAAAACATTGGCTTATGGTATTCCGATTATAGAGCAATTGATTACTAATTTTTCgcagaaaaacaagaaaccGATATCATTAATTTTCACCCCTACACGAGAACTTGCGCATCAAGTCACTGatcatctcaaaaaaatctgtgAGCCTGTTCTAGCAAAATCTCAGTACTcgatattatcattaacagGTGGACTTTCCATTCAAAAGCAACAACGTCTATTAAAATACGATAATAGTGGCCAGATTGTCATTGCAACACCAGGTAGATTTTTGGAATTATTagaaaaagacaatacgttaattgaaagattttccAAGGTAGATACATTAATTCTCGACGAAGCTGATAGATTATTACAAGACGGTCATTTTGacgaatttgaaaaaattatcaaataCTTATCAATGGAAAGgaggaaaaataaagaaaaaatttccgAAGGTAAGAACAAAATCTGGCAAACTTTGATATTCTCTGCAACTTTTTCGATAGACTTATTTGATAAGCTATCTTCCTCTCGTCAAgtgaataaaaaatataagaaCAGCGAAGATGAATTAAATGCCGTAATACAGCACTTGATGAGTAAAATTCAGTTCAATTCAAAACCAGTTATAATAGATACAAATCCTGAGTCAAAGGTAAGCTCTCAAATTAAAGAATCTTTGATTGAATGTCCTCCACTAGAACGTGATCTATACTGTTACTACTTCCTAACAATGTTTCCTGGCACAACTTTGATCTTTTGTAACGCAATTGACTCTGTAAAGAAACTGACTGTGTATTTAAACAACCTAGGTATCCCCGCTTTCCAAATTCATTCTTCTATGACACAGAAGAATCGtttgaaaagtttggaAAGATTCAAGCAACAGAGTGCCAAACAAAACACAATAAATCACTCAAATCCGAATTCCTTTCAAATATCAACAGTATTGATTGCAAGTGATGTTGCCGCAAGGGGTTTGGACATTCCGGGTGTCCAGCACGTTATCCATTATCACTTACCAAGATCTACTGATATCTATATTCATAGATCGGGCAGAACTGCAAGGGCAGGTTCTGAAGGTGTTTCTGCCATGATATGTTCGCCTCAAGAATCCATGGGCCCATTAAggaaattaagaaaaacTTTGGCTATAAAAAACAGTGTCTCTGCAGATTTGAAGACCAAGTCAACTAACAGAAAGCCTATTAAATGGCAAAATACCGTACCTTTGTTACCAATCGAGACCGACATACTTTCACAActtaaagaaagaagtagATTATCAGGCGAATTAGCTGATCATGAAATAGCTTCCAACTCCTTGAGGAAAGATGATAATTGGTTAAAAAAGGCTGCTGATGAATTAGGCATTGATGTCGATTcggatgaagatgatataTCGAAAAGTAATTCAGacacttttcttcttaagaataaaaatagaaaaatgcaaaagaCCATAGGTAAGGATAAAGTAAAAGCAATGAAAGCTGAATTAAACGAGTTGTTGGCAGTACCTATACGTAAAGATAGAAGACAGAAATACTTGACAGGTGGGCTGGTAAATTTGGCTGATAATCTAGTCAAAAAGAGAGGTCATAATACTATCATTGGtcatgaaaaaataaacgcTTTGGaaacattgaaaaagaagaagaagagaaataaTTAATTCGGAGGCCTTTTTGAGTAAAAAATCTCTTTTCCTTGTAACTTTTACATAACATACACAGTTCTCTAAACTTGCTATGTACTTTTGAAAGGAATTAGCTCAATATAGAGCAAAAGGTTATCCaagtatatattatattgtACAAAAAACTAAAGGCGAATTCAATTTAACTTTGACATTAAGTGATTAAATTCTTTTCGATTTTAGTTATCTCCCccctttttattttatttaaatGAAATCGTAGTCAGATCcctcatcttcatcataaTATTCATCCTCAGATTCATCAACCAATTGCTCAAAGTTAACCTTGTAACGCAGCATTGCACCAATACCACCAAACCCAGTGACAAATTGAGCACCTTCGGAAGATTTATCCGTGATGAATTCCAAGGTAGCACCGAAACTTTTATAGTTAGCTGCCAACCATTCAATCAATGGTTCTTCAGAAACAACATCCATTTCTTGGCCAGTAGCCTTGTCGATAGCAAATGATTTATCCTTTGCTTCTGGTTCAGCAAATTTTATAACTTCATTGTCTTCTGCATCTTTAAATGTGTACCTAATagtttccaaattttcGAAAACAATTAGTTTCTCGACTGCACCCAAATCTAAAGCCTTCAAAGTATCATCTATACCATAACAAAATTTACCCGTATCCTGagaaatttcatcaaaatatGCTTCCaataatttcttctcttggACATATTTAACATTGGCCAACGCTTCCGCAGAAAGTTCGATAGCCTGGTTGAAACCATTTTCACCACCGTAAGAAACATCCACAATGGAAATAACCTTACATGCAAGTCTTGGATCGAATAATTCGGATTTGGCCAAGTCGGTCTTGAAATCAGCTGAACCTGCTAAAATTAGACCTTTAACATTAACTTTGTCATTGGtgataaaattttgaacTGCAACTTCAGCGACTTTTCTCACATAGTTatgtcttttttcttctcttaaaCGAGCAAAACGTAGAGCGGATTGACCACCTCTGCCGTGCTTTTTTGGCAAATCAACGGTGAATTTGTGCAAAACAGTTCTTGTGTTACCAGAAACGGAACCGAACAAAGTACCTTGGCCATCCATGACTATAAAACCAAATTTGTCGTCAGCTTGTAGTAATTCCGAAAGAACTTCAGTATGAAATTTGTTATCACACAAATATAAGGATGTGTTAATAGGCTTGTATGGTTCAATGTCAAATGTgaccttcttttctttaccaTCTTCGGTAATGATGTCACCACAATACAAAACCAAACCGTTTTTAGGTAAAGTATTATACAACTTCAACTTCTGTTGAGTGGAAGTAATTGCAGACAAAACTGAGAGACGGTTAACTCTTGATTTGATATTCGATGCAGTACCGTATTCGTCTGTCAACATTTTTTGGTACAGTGGAATTTGGCCTTTAGGAGGTATAACCAAAGAAATCATAGAAGTACCATTACCTCTGGCTTTCTCTAAAGATTGAACCAACTTTTTGACTTTCCAgatttcaatatttttctcaacCTCGTTATCCATTATTTAAATATTCACTTAACTAGTTCTGCAGTATTCAAGAAATGACTTAACGAACGCAGAGAGAACCAACTTTTCGTTAAAAATCATATTAACATCTCTCACATTAGAAATTAGAATAATCTATCTCATTGATTGACGCCTAGCATTGAAacttctgaaaaaaattttcattcagGGTCACTACTTAATTCGGGTAATGAAAAGGCGCTATCAAACGGTGATACTAAACACGTACAAACGACAGAAGCACATGTAGTTTTGAAGTACTCGTACGATATGTATTTACGAAGGGGTTATTATCTTTCATGCTAGATACAACCTTGTGGGAAACTATAACCAAAACAAAGCGGTACATGATTACTGCACTTTTAGGAGTGGATTTTTGACAATATGCCATTTAACAAGTCCGCCATGTCATCCATTTATTATTGTCATATCCAGGTTGATATTTATAATTACATTTTGGAGATGATGCTGACACTCATGTGATACCTCAAGACTGTAGTTATATTTTTTGGGAAAGAGGTAGTTAAGTGATTCAATTAGAACAAACAATTATTATATTAATTGATGCAGGGTGATTAATCCCTTTTGATTTCAGCATCCAATTTACATTCACCAATGTTTCCTCCTTACTAAAACATGATGTTACCAAAAGATAACGagaacttcaaaaaatgcttctagtagtattttctttttccagtCTTCGATTCATTGCGCTGTCTTGGGTGCTGTTGGGTTTGTTAAAAACAATCGTTCCTTGTGAAAATCAACCTTTTGATAATAGAattgaaataaataaaaaaaaaatgagctAGAACCTCGTTTAAGAGGTACAGTCTCTAAAAAAGGCTAAAAGTTGGCGTTCTGTAACATACAAAGActagatttgaaaattttagagaaagaaaaaggcaaTCAAAAATACAGAACGGAGCTGTAGGattaataaagaaaataaatttTCTTGGAGTTTTTCTTAAGAACGGCTCCTTCAGTAACCTTCTGATCCTTATTAGCAAACGAAGAAGTAAACCAGTCTATAACTTACTGTAAAAGTCAAAAAGTTCTATATCCAAGAATTTTCTCGATCTTGCAGTGGATCAACTAATTTTTTACAGCAGAAAATATGTTCTATTCGAAGCCTTACAATATAAGACCAATGCTTACAAGACTGAAGTGCGAAAATTGCGTCCTGCTAACTCCACCGAACACTATCAATTTGTTTTgcaatctttttttggagGATACGACAAGCCAGCGGCATTGTGAAAAGTTCTCCTTTCGCGGGGCAATGAGTCAAAGAGCGTGTGACAATGAAATCTATCAATTGTGACATCAGGTGACGCGGGATCGTTCTTTTGTCCTGATCAAATTACCTTCTGAATACCGATACTACGAATATAAAAGGAGGTCCTGAAATTCCTGATGGGAGTTACTACTTATGATTTTTAGCCACGCTCTTACTAAGGAAGAGCCCTGAAAGTTTATTCTCCTACACATCAACTTAATACAGACATCATGTCTTCTCAGGCCATTCCAAAAACTCAGAAAGCCATTGTATTCTACGAGACTGATGGCAAGTTGGAATATAAAGATGTTACTGTTCCAGAACCTAAGCCTAACGAAATTCTAGTTCACGTAAAATATTCTGGTGTCTGTCATAGTGATTTGCATGCGTGGCATGGCGATTGGCCATTCCAATTGAAATTTCCATTAATTGGTGGTCATGAAGGTGCTGGTGTTGTTGTCAAGTTGGGATCCAACGTTAAGGGCTGGAAGGTTGGTGATCTTGCGGGTATAAAATGGTTGAACGGGACTTGTATGTCCTGTGAATATTGTGAGGTGGGTAACGAATCTCAGTGTCCTCATCTAGACGGTACAGGTTTCACACATGATGGTACTTTCCAAGAATACGCGACTGCTGATGCTGTTCAGGCTGCTCATATTCCACAAAACGTCAATCTGGCAGAAGTCGCCCCAATCTTGTGTGCAGGTATCACGGTTTATAAGGCGTTGAAAAGAGCCAATCTAATGCCAGGCCAATGGGTTACTATATCTGGTGCCTGCGGTGGTTTAGGTTCTCTGGCGATTCAATACGCTCTGGCTATGGGTTTCAGAGTTATTGGTATAGATGGTGGCGAGGCTAAACGAAAACTATTCGAAAAATTAGGTGGAGAAATTTTCATCGATTTCACAAAGGAAAGAGATGTTGCTGGTGCTGTAATCAAGGCCACTAATGGTGGTTCTCATGGGATAATCAATGTGTCAGTTTCTGAAGCTGCTATCGAGGCTTCTACGAGGTACTGTAGGCCCAACGGCACTGTTGTCTTGGTTGGTATGCCAGCTCATGCTCATTGCAAGTCTGATGTTTTTAATCAAGTTGTAAAGTCCATTTCTATTGTCGGATCTTGTGTTGGAAATAGAGCTGATACAAGGGAGGCTTTGGATTTCTTTGCTAGAGGTTTAATTGAATCTCCAATCCACTTGGCTGGTCTATCTGATGTTCCAGAAATTTTCGggaaaatggaaaaaggTGAGATTGTTGGTAGATATGTTGTGGACACTTCTAGATAACTCTGTAACGaatttaatgaaaatatctttacttttatatGAATGTTGTATTTTACCTATTTAGTTTCTTAGATTTACTTATAACATGACAAATTGTTTCATTTACAAGCAGGATTATATTTACGAGAATAGGCAGAGGGCTGCTCTTTTGGTTGACTAGACAGCTATATAAGCGTTTAAGTGGTGAATTCCTCTGCTTTTGAAATGAACGTTCTATGCACTAATTCCTCGTTTGAAGTGATAATATATGGGGCTAACAACAATTTGGACTTGACAAATCTCaagtataataataaaagtgAGCCCAAAATTGTTCAACCAATAAAAGTGTATATCGCTTAGCCAGTAGACCTCTTTTGACAATACTCAAGAAAGAGCAATGTTTTCGAAGCTTTCCTTATTTCGAAGGGCAGCCATTGCTCCTGCCACTATGAGAATGTCTTTTAGGTCCATTTATCATAAAACCGAGAGTGACTTGCCCGGGAGGATCGTCCCAAAACTACCCACATTTTATTCAGCGAATCCTAATCATGAAGATCGCATCAACCGACTAGAAAGGCTTTTAAGGAAGTATATAAAGTTGCCTTCTCAAAATAGTACTGAAGTACAGCAAACGAAGGCTCCGTGGATTTCTTTTGACGAATACGCCCTAATAGGCGGTGGTACAAGATTGAAACCTACCCAATATACTCAACTGCTATACATGTTGAATAAATTACACAACATTGATTCTCAGCTTACCAATGATGAAATCACATCCGAACTATCCCAATATTATAAGAAAAGTTCAATTCTTCCAGATgatatcaaaatcaaaacttTAGATGAGTATGGAAGAAGTATGGCcattggaaaaagaaaaagttccACTTCAAAGGTCTATGTTGTTAGAGGCACGGGTGAGATATTGGTTAATGGTCGACAATTGAATGATTATTTCCTTAAAATGAAAGATCGTGAATCAATTATGTACCCCCTTCAAGTAATTGAATCAGTCGGAAAGTATAATATTTTCGCGATGACATCTGGAGGTGGACCTACGGGTCAGGCTGAATCAATCATGCACGCCATTGCAAAGGCTTTGGTTGTATTCAATCCGTTATTAAAGTCGAGATTGCATAAAGCTGGAGTTTTAACAAGAGATTACAGGCATGTTGAGAGAAAGAAGccaggaaaaaagaaggcaagaaaaatgcCAACCTGGGTTAAGAGATAGTTCCAGCGCGTTTCTTTTGCTCAATTTAGGATGGAAGTATGTGTACTCtggcttttttttagctCATGCATAAAGAACATAATATATTGGCATATAACACTGCATGGAATTGGGAAACACAACTCTCGCTTTTTATTACTGTAAATAGAAGTTATATGTattcaaaactttaatcattcaatatttttttcacatttgTTACTCCTTCTATTGTATCGGTTTTTTACAATCTTTCACCCGAGAAGCGAAGGGGCTAAAGAAGTAATGGCATATATTCCatgggaaaaaaaggagataATAGGAATGCAAACAGCAGCGGCTTTGATATAAGAGTCATAACATAACTATACACAGCACAACACAAACTAAACGTTTCAGCCATATAAACaacccattttttttataagttCATCAAACTGCTTTCTAAAACGCTGAAGAGGTATCCCCTAAAAAGCATCTCCTGCATTCTATCATGAAGCTGATCCCAATCATTCTGAATGCTAAAAACATTAGCGGAATTTCTGGGTCTATATCGATATCTTGCTGGATTGTTGTATTTGTACCACAGATTTATGAAAACTTTCGAAGACAATCCGCAGAGGGATTATCGCTGCTTTTTATTGTGTTATGGTTATTGGGTGATATATTCAATGTCATAGGAGCTATCATGCAAAACTTACTCCCAACCATGATAATTTTAGCTGCATACTATACATTGGCAGATTTAGTTCTGCTGATACAGTGTATGCGGTATGATAAGGATAAGAAAGGTATTTTACAAGaagtcaagaaaaaagttgatCCCGTACATTTGTCCCCGACAAACCCAATAGACGAGTCCGTCTTACAAGATGTTTTTAACGAGTATGAGCCACTTTTACCGAGGggagaggaagaagacaatCGGTTATATAACTCCCTTGAGCTTGGTACAGAAGTGGTTATAAGGGAAAGagagaattttttcaatgacaTATTAATTGTCTCAGGCGTAATTGTTGCCGGGTTTTTTTCATGGTATATATCTTATTGTTCTGGTCTGAGTAGCAATATTCCCAACAAAAAGCCTgcctttgaaaagataaatttaCCGGCACAAATTTTAGGATATCTAAGCGCGATACTATATTTGGGCTCTAGGATTCCTCAAATTGTTCTTAACtacagaagaaaatcatGTGAGGGAGTCtcatttctattttttttatttgcaTGTTTGGGGAATACTTCATTCATAATATCAGTGCTTTCAGTGTCACTTGACCCTGAGTATCTAATTTTAAACGCGTCATGGCTTATCGGTAGTGCTGGTACGCTGTTGATGGACTTCACGGTTTTcgttcaattttttctatatgCTAAACATAGAAACGAAAAAATACTAATAGATAATTAAGTAATATGTTTCTACTAAATCTTTACCTTTGAAACTCAAATAAACACTTATGCCCATTGGCTATGATCTCTAGCAACTAATAACTTCGTTTTATGGAGCGAGCAGGATCACTAGCGCCCCACATTAATCTTAATTTAGCGATACCCTTTGCTGACGCGCGTCTGAAATAGGAACACAAAAACTAATACAAAGAACGAATAATACATTAACTGGGGTGTCTCTGCCTCTAGCGAAAAAGCGACCAAAAACAACAAGCGTAATAAACCATCACATctgttcaagaaatttttttaatcaTATCACAGTagtaaaaacaaaaactgaCAGTCGTTTGACGTATTAAAAGAGAGGCTTCTTATCGCAGTAGTTTGTTAACATATAGGGATAGATACAAGAGAAAGCACGATGTCCAACTTTGCCAACAAAGTAGAAGGTAGCGATACTAAACGTGGAAGGTTTGCCAACTTTACTTTCACCTCTGATACTGTTGCTTTACAGAAAAATAGTACGTTAAGAAACTGGTTTTTAAAACCGACAGTTGATGACCATAAAGAAGTTTGCGCCAATAAAACTGAAAATGAGgtcaaaaatttctgttcgaataataataatcaaCGGAATTCTCTTGAGGAAAAGAATTCTGTTGGAAGAAAAGTGAGG is a genomic window containing:
- the BMT2 gene encoding 25S rRNA (adenine2142-N1)-methyltransferase (similar to Saccharomyces cerevisiae YBR141C; ancestral locus Anc_3.123), translating into MHSKKSKSITGKRKQVGGNVIKVIKPQKTRRIIRRFHHLINKRESICHFLCLTENLDETNEKKNDAIIKSSIKSNAILSKHYEDGKSQSFSEAMESQLLKLHSLIKNEDKLRDACDLTEMYTLLGYIMNQIDKLGGLETYQIASQNGQLKGRGGDTSKLLEKWIRPLMDDNLQGTALEIGSLSSENCISRCALFREVVRIDLEEHEGVIKQDFMERPLPKNENDKFNLISCSLVLNFVKNHKDRGAMCHRMIKFLRPQGYVFIVLPQACVTHSRYCNKTLLHKLLASLGLTLLNSHQSNKLYYCLYQLKAISQQPRGSSSKRMKINDGPGLNNFGITL
- the MAK5 gene encoding ATP-dependent RNA helicase (similar to Saccharomyces cerevisiae MAK5 (YBR142W); ancestral locus Anc_3.122), whose protein sequence is MEISIKRSCLFPLQTLPKTSWIDQPHIQVFTMSKKTSSQKKKTVTNSQEVIVDESKLNWKPVDIPDTLGDFGGFYGLEEIEGVDVKIVNGKVNFVAKSDAKAVKDITKKDDEDKQGPAENESDSSSASELLEFKNLDDIEEGELSAASYSSSSEDEQVEIENSELTDANEDVDEDVLKENVFNQDVNIDDISPVNLPEWTNLAPLSMTILQSLQSLNFLRPTEIQRKSIPVILQGKDVMGKASTGSGKTLAYGIPIIEQLITNFSQKNKKPISLIFTPTRELAHQVTDHLKKICEPVLAKSQYSILSLTGGLSIQKQQRLLKYDNSGQIVIATPGRFLELLEKDNTLIERFSKVDTLILDEADRLLQDGHFDEFEKIIKYLSMERRKNKEKISEGKNKIWQTLIFSATFSIDLFDKLSSSRQVNKKYKNSEDELNAVIQHLMSKIQFNSKPVIIDTNPESKVSSQIKESLIECPPLERDLYCYYFLTMFPGTTLIFCNAIDSVKKLTVYLNNLGIPAFQIHSSMTQKNRLKSLERFKQQSAKQNTINHSNPNSFQISTVLIASDVAARGLDIPGVQHVIHYHLPRSTDIYIHRSGRTARAGSEGVSAMICSPQESMGPLRKLRKTLAIKNSVSADLKTKSTNRKPIKWQNTVPLLPIETDILSQLKERSRLSGELADHEIASNSLRKDDNWLKKAADELGIDVDSDEDDISKSNSDTFLLKNKNRKMQKTIGKDKVKAMKAELNELLAVPIRKDRRQKYLTGGLVNLADNLVKKRGHNTIIGHEKINALETLKKKKKRNN
- the SUP45 gene encoding translation termination factor eRF1 (similar to Saccharomyces cerevisiae SUP45 (YBR143C); ancestral locus Anc_3.121); this translates as MDNEVEKNIEIWKVKKLVQSLEKARGNGTSMISLVIPPKGQIPLYQKMLTDEYGTASNIKSRVNRLSVLSAITSTQQKLKLYNTLPKNGLVLYCGDIITEDGKEKKVTFDIEPYKPINTSLYLCDNKFHTEVLSELLQADDKFGFIVMDGQGTLFGSVSGNTRTVLHKFTVDLPKKHGRGGQSALRFARLREEKRHNYVRKVAEVAVQNFITNDKVNVKGLILAGSADFKTDLAKSELFDPRLACKVISIVDVSYGGENGFNQAIELSAEALANVKYVQEKKLLEAYFDEISQDTGKFCYGIDDTLKALDLGAVEKLIVFENLETIRYTFKDAEDNEVIKFAEPEAKDKSFAIDKATGQEMDVVSEEPLIEWLAANYKSFGATLEFITDKSSEGAQFVTGFGGIGAMLRYKVNFEQLVDESEDEYYDEDEGSDYDFI
- the ADH5 gene encoding alcohol dehydrogenase ADH5 (similar to Saccharomyces cerevisiae ADH5 (YBR145W) and ADH1 (YOL086C); ancestral locus Anc_3.118) encodes the protein MSSQAIPKTQKAIVFYETDGKLEYKDVTVPEPKPNEILVHVKYSGVCHSDLHAWHGDWPFQLKFPLIGGHEGAGVVVKLGSNVKGWKVGDLAGIKWLNGTCMSCEYCEVGNESQCPHLDGTGFTHDGTFQEYATADAVQAAHIPQNVNLAEVAPILCAGITVYKALKRANLMPGQWVTISGACGGLGSLAIQYALAMGFRVIGIDGGEAKRKLFEKLGGEIFIDFTKERDVAGAVIKATNGGSHGIINVSVSEAAIEASTRYCRPNGTVVLVGMPAHAHCKSDVFNQVVKSISIVGSCVGNRADTREALDFFARGLIESPIHLAGLSDVPEIFGKMEKGEIVGRYVVDTSR